One window of the Thermasporomyces composti genome contains the following:
- a CDS encoding glucose-1-phosphate thymidylyltransferase: protein MRALVLSGGAGTRLRPITHTSAKQLVPVANKPVLFYGLEAIADAGIREVGIVVGVDQAAEEVKEAVGDGSRFGLDVTFIPQDAPRGLAHAVLISRDYLGDEDFVMYLGDNFIVGGITPLVDEFRATRPDAQILLQHVPNPSAFGVVELDENGRVVGLEEKPKQPKSDLALVGVYMFTPVIHQAVRKIEPSWRGELEITHAIQWLVDQGYDVRSTVISGYWKDTGNVEDMLEVNRSVLERLEPKIDGSVDDTSEIIGRVVVEEGAEIVGSRIVGPVIIGANTRVVDSYIGPFTSVQHDCQIIDSEIEFSIVLHNSSIQGVRRIEASLIGHQVQVTPAPKVPKAHRLVLGDHSRIQISS from the coding sequence ATGCGAGCTTTGGTTCTGTCCGGCGGCGCTGGTACTCGACTGCGGCCGATCACCCACACGTCGGCCAAGCAGCTGGTTCCGGTGGCCAACAAACCTGTCCTCTTCTACGGGCTGGAGGCGATCGCCGACGCCGGGATCAGGGAGGTCGGCATCGTCGTCGGCGTGGACCAGGCCGCCGAGGAGGTCAAGGAGGCGGTCGGCGACGGTTCGCGGTTCGGCCTGGATGTGACGTTCATCCCACAGGACGCGCCGCGTGGGCTGGCGCACGCCGTGCTCATCTCACGCGACTACCTGGGGGATGAGGACTTCGTGATGTACCTCGGCGACAACTTCATCGTCGGCGGCATCACGCCCTTGGTGGACGAGTTCCGCGCCACCCGTCCCGACGCCCAGATCCTCCTCCAGCACGTGCCCAACCCCAGCGCGTTCGGCGTCGTCGAGCTCGACGAGAACGGTCGGGTCGTCGGCTTGGAGGAGAAGCCCAAGCAGCCCAAGAGCGACCTCGCACTGGTCGGCGTCTACATGTTCACGCCCGTGATCCACCAGGCAGTGCGCAAGATCGAGCCGTCCTGGCGCGGGGAGCTGGAGATCACCCACGCCATCCAGTGGCTGGTCGACCAGGGATACGACGTGCGGTCCACGGTGATCTCCGGCTACTGGAAGGACACCGGGAACGTCGAGGACATGCTGGAGGTCAACCGCTCGGTCCTGGAGCGGCTCGAGCCGAAGATCGACGGATCGGTCGACGACACGTCCGAGATCATCGGCCGGGTCGTCGTCGAGGAGGGCGCGGAGATCGTCGGCTCACGGATCGTCGGCCCCGTGATCATCGGAGCGAACACCCGGGTGGTCGACTCCTACATCGGGCCGTTCACCTCGGTCCAGCACGACTGCCAGATCATCGACTCCGAGATCGAGTTCTCGATCGTCTTGCACAACTCGTCGATCCAGGGGGTACGCCGAATCGAGGCGTCGCTCATCGGCCACCAGGTCCAGGTCACGCCGGCCCCGAAGGTGCCGAAGGCGCACCGGCTGGTCCTCGGTGACCACAGCAGGATCCAGATCAGCTCGTAA
- a CDS encoding SigE family RNA polymerase sigma factor: MPELLRFAHMLTGNPDAAADLVQDALERALDAWPRIRNHEDPEGYVRRIMVNRNVSIWRRRRREYLVEGVPDQAHHDDPPMLDPELRAALAALPPRQRTVLVLRYGEDLSERQVAEMLGCSVGTVKSQAFKALAKLREHLSRPTDSTPASTAVAAPTRDDPVRGKPVSAPRTSGRDESTPSEPGGEEATPWTR, encoded by the coding sequence ATGCCGGAATTGTTGAGGTTCGCCCACATGTTGACGGGCAACCCCGACGCCGCCGCGGACTTGGTGCAGGACGCCTTGGAACGCGCTCTCGACGCCTGGCCTCGGATTCGCAATCACGAGGACCCGGAAGGCTACGTCCGCCGGATCATGGTCAACCGAAACGTCAGCATCTGGCGTCGCCGACGGCGTGAGTACCTCGTCGAGGGGGTCCCCGATCAAGCGCACCACGACGACCCGCCCATGCTCGACCCGGAGCTGCGCGCCGCGCTCGCGGCACTGCCACCGCGTCAGCGGACCGTCCTCGTCCTCCGGTACGGCGAGGACCTGTCCGAGCGGCAGGTCGCGGAGATGCTGGGCTGCTCGGTCGGCACGGTGAAGAGCCAGGCCTTCAAGGCGCTCGCGAAACTGCGGGAGCACTTGTCACGCCCCACCGACAGCACGCCGGCGAGCACGGCCGTGGCCGCCCCCACGCGCGACGACCCGGTGCGTGGGAAGCCGGTGTCAGCGCCGAGAACCAGCGGACGGGACGAGAGCACCCCAAGCGAACCCGGCGGGGAGGAGGCCACTCCATGGACCCGCTAG
- a CDS encoding WD40/YVTN/BNR-like repeat-containing protein — translation MDPLEERLRQALRDEAWSLPVDPALLSRVRAGAARRRRRRSLALAAAAVTIVATGFGVVGLLLGSEQATVASGAGEAATMMERSAAGDDTSTSTGADPTPLDAGAERAPVPDTPDPSTTRTHRAGPTRAPAEAPVPDGFTPTAVAAASPSTAWVLGTSDGVDGAVVAVSEDGGATFALAGTIGAALARSDGETGPDTVRWLTFAADGRHGWAYGGALWTTQDAGRSWSVTRSVPGTVERVETDGTTAYALVRDGDVWRLWRARVGTVDWRALPVEIHDPRTVTVTDRLLALTDRDDTGAYVLVSTDSGASFTRQETPCSPDLDAGQVTAAGASLWLTCPSGSQQTVHLSTDHGLTWTQVPTGPLPATAAELSARGARDAVVALPGRAMLLDPDGARHASVPGMGEPMMAAFTTEGTGYLLDVEGNLFRTTDEGSTWSRVTVD, via the coding sequence ATGGACCCGCTAGAGGAACGCCTCCGTCAAGCGCTGCGGGACGAGGCGTGGAGCCTGCCGGTCGACCCCGCGCTGCTGTCCCGCGTGCGCGCGGGAGCCGCCCGGAGGCGCCGGCGGCGGTCGCTCGCGCTCGCTGCCGCGGCGGTCACGATCGTGGCGACCGGCTTCGGCGTCGTCGGTCTCCTCCTGGGCTCGGAGCAGGCGACCGTGGCGAGCGGGGCGGGCGAAGCGGCGACCATGATGGAGCGCTCCGCAGCGGGTGACGACACCTCGACGTCGACCGGTGCTGATCCAACGCCGCTCGACGCGGGAGCCGAGCGGGCTCCCGTCCCCGACACACCCGACCCGTCGACGACCCGGACCCACCGGGCCGGACCCACCCGCGCTCCGGCCGAGGCGCCCGTCCCCGACGGCTTCACGCCGACGGCCGTCGCCGCCGCGAGCCCCAGCACCGCCTGGGTGCTGGGAACCTCGGACGGCGTCGATGGCGCGGTCGTGGCCGTGTCCGAGGACGGCGGGGCGACGTTCGCGCTCGCGGGCACGATCGGGGCCGCCCTCGCTCGCAGCGACGGCGAGACGGGACCGGACACGGTGCGCTGGCTCACGTTCGCCGCGGACGGACGACACGGATGGGCCTACGGCGGCGCTCTGTGGACGACCCAGGACGCCGGCCGGTCCTGGTCGGTCACCCGCAGCGTTCCCGGCACGGTGGAGCGCGTGGAGACCGACGGAACGACCGCGTACGCGCTCGTCCGCGACGGGGACGTCTGGCGGCTGTGGCGGGCTCGCGTCGGCACGGTGGACTGGCGGGCGCTTCCGGTCGAGATCCACGACCCGAGGACGGTGACGGTCACGGATCGGCTCCTCGCTCTCACCGACCGCGACGACACCGGTGCGTACGTCCTGGTGTCCACCGACTCCGGCGCTTCGTTCACCCGGCAGGAGACGCCGTGCTCCCCGGACCTCGACGCCGGGCAGGTGACGGCCGCCGGCGCCTCCCTGTGGCTCACCTGCCCCAGCGGCAGCCAGCAGACCGTGCACCTGTCGACCGACCACGGCCTCACCTGGACACAGGTCCCGACGGGACCGCTTCCCGCCACCGCCGCCGAGCTCAGCGCCCGCGGCGCACGTGACGCGGTGGTCGCTCTTCCCGGTCGCGCGATGCTGCTCGACCCGGACGGCGCCCGGCACGCCAGCGTTCCCGGCATGGGCGAGCCGATGATGGCCGCGTTCACCACCGAGGGGACCGGCTATCTCCTCGACGTCGAGGGCAATCTCTTCCGCACCACCGACGAAGGCAGCACGTGGAGCCGCGTGACCGTCGACTGA